TGGTAAGTGGGAGTTGTTGGAGTGCTCTTGACAACGGATGcatttttggacgaacgccttTGTGTCTGCTTCCGTGGTGGACCAATAATATCCGGCTCTCAGTAGCCGGGCTTTTAGCGTCCGCCATCCCGTATGGAGACCACAGATGCCATTGTGGAGCTCGTCCATGACGTAATGTGCTTCTGCCTCCCCCAAACACTTAAGGAGGGGGGAGGAGAATCCTCTCCGATACAGGTTGTCCCCCACTATAATATAACGGGCGACCTTCTTGGCGTTTCTTAGGCCTATTGTCCGTCCTTCGTCCTGGCGGGTCATGATTTCTCTGATTTCTGTGCGCCAATCTTTTCCCCCGCCGGATACCGCCGAACACTCCACTGAGGGTTGGAGTAGAACCTGCCGCACGACAGTTGTTAACtgtcccttttcttttcccGAACTGAGCTTAGACAGTATGTCAGCCCTTGTGTTCTGTTCCCTGGGGATGTGTTGTATGTCAACTTTGTCGAACGTTTTGGTGAGCTTCGTTGCTCGTTGGAAGTATTGCATTAGTCGTTCCTCTCGGACTTGGAAGTTGCCATTCATTTGGCCTACCACTAGCTCTGAATCCGTGCGGCATGTTATCCTCCTCGACCCCATGTCCTTTGCGAGCTCGAGGCCGGCCACCAGGGCCTCATATTTGGCCTGATTGTTGGAAACTTTGAATTTGAAGATCAGGGAGTGTTCCAATAAGAATCCATTGGGGCCTTCGAGGACGATGCCGGCCCCGCTGATCGTCCTGCCGGACGCTCCATCGACGTATAGGCTCCATTCGTCCTGGCCGGAGGGGGGTAGCTCGGCTGCGAAATCTGCTAAGTGTTGGCCTTTGACCGACCCCCTCGGCTCATAGCGCAAGCCAAACTCTGAGAGCTCTACCACCCAAGCCACCATCCGTCCGGCTAAGTCCGGCTTTCTGAGGATCTTGGAGATAGGGAAGTCAGTTCTGACTATCACCTGATGACTTTGGAAGTAGGGGCGGAGTCTTCGGGACGCGTTCAACAAGGCCAAGGCCACCTTCTCTACCTGCTGGTATCGGGTTTCGGCGTCCAGGAGCGTGCGGCTCACGAAATAAATTAGCCTCGGCTGAGGCCGCTCTTGCATCAACACGGCGCTAATGGCCGTCTCAGATACCCCTAGGAAAATGTGCAAATCCCCTCCTGGTACCGGGCGGTTCATGACCGGCGGGTTAACGAGGATGGTTTTGACATCTTGAAACGCTTGCTCACACTCGTCGTCCCACACCGGGCCGGCCCCTTTCTTTAGTTTGCGCAAGATCGGTCTTGGAATAAACCGCGACAGGGCGGTAAGGCGCCCGATAAGCCTTTGGACCTCCTTAAGGCTGGTAGGGCTCTGCATTTGTAGAATCGCCTCGCATTTGTCCGGATTGGCCTCGATTCCCCGGGATGTCAGCATGAAACCAAGGAACTTTCCGGTGGCGACCCCAAACGTACACTTGGTTGGGTTCAAACGCATGCCAAACTTCCTTACTTGGCGAAACACCTCTTTCAGGTCCCTGACGTGCCCCTCTCCGTTCGCGGACCGGACTaccatgtcatccacatacacgTCCATGCACCGGCCTATCTGCTCCCGGAAGATTCTATCCATTAAGCGCTGGTATGTCGCCCCTGCATTCTTCAGACCGAACGGCATAACTTCGTAACAGGCCTTCTCTGTGATGAACGCCGTTTTCTCGATATCCGGCCCGTACATGGGTATCTGGTTGTACCCGGAATATGCATCCAGGAAACTCAGTACTCGATGCCCCGAGGCGCCGTCCACCAGGGCGTCTATGCTGGGTAGGGGGTGCGAGTCTTTCGGGCAGGCTTTGTTCAGGTCGGTGTAATCAGTGCACATGCGCCATTTTCCATTGGCTTTCTTCACCATAACCACATTAGCTAGCCACGTGGTGTAAGTGACTTCCCGAACGAATCCGGCTTTCCTCAATTTCTCTACCTCCTCCTCCACAGCCTTTCGCTTCTCCTCGCCCATCCTCCGCTTTTTCTGGGCCGTCGGGCGGGCGTCTTTGAAGAGCGAGAGCTTATGGCACGCCACCGCGGGATGAATCCCCGACATATCAGCCGCCGTCCAGGCAAATAAGTCCCGGTTCTTCCACAGAAGTGCTCTTAACTCCTTTTCCATCCCAGGGTTCAGCTCCCTGGCGATGAGTGTAGTCTGAGTGGGCTCTCTCCCTATCAAGATAGGTTGGGTTTCTCCAATAGGTTCTAGGCGGTCTTCAGTGTTTGTTCTTGGGTCAAGGTCTGCCATGGCCACCTCAGAACCGGCCGCCCGCCTCTTCACTGGACGGACGTACAGCTTCAAACCCGACGCGTAGCACTCCCGTGCCGTCTTCTGATCCGCTCGGACCGTGCAGATAGTTCCCTTCTCGGAGGGGTACTTCATCGTCAGGTGGGGCGTAGAGACGATCACTCCAAACGCGTTTAAGCACGGCCTTCCGAGCAATACATTGTATGAGGTGTTAGCCTCTACTAGCAGATAACGGATTCTCTTTTCCTCGCTAGAGCGTCCGGTCCCCAACCGCGTCCTTAACTCCACATATCCCCTCGTATCGACCCTTTCCCCTACGAACCCCACTATCTGCCCATCGTAAGGGACGGTAAGATCTTCTGATATATCCATTTGCAGGAAGGTCTTCCAGTAGAGGATGTTGACCGAACTTCCCTGGTCCACCAGGACTTTGCTGACTCCGTACCGCGCTATCTCTGCGGTTATGACCATAGGGTCGTCCTGGTCCGGGTCGGGCGCGTGAAAATCCTCATCCGCAAAGGTAATGGGCGGCATGGAGCGACGTGGCTTGTCAACTAAATGTACGGACTGGAGGGCTCGAACATGGCGCTTACGGGCGGAGGAAGATGATCCTCCTCCCGCAAATCCTCCAGAAATAGTGTTGATGTGCCCCCTCAGGGGGCGTTCTCGACTGCGGCTGCAACTTCGGCTGTGCCGCCTCTCTGAGCGAGGCCGCTCCGCTCTTGAATTCCTTGTCTTATCCTTACGGTAGGCCGATTTATGAGCCGGCCGATCGGTCGACTGCGGCGGGCGCTCGTCGCAGACGTATTTCTTGAGCTTTCCCGCCCGAATGAGTTCCTCTATCTTATCCCTGAGGGTCCAACATTCTTCAGTGGTGTGACCCATATTTTTATGGTAAGCGCAGTGCTTACTCCAGTCGGCTCCCTTCGGAGTTGGGTGCCCTTCCCGATCCTGTATCATTTCCGCGCTCAGCGCTTCTCggaggattttctcctttggGGCGTTCAGGGGGGTATATTGTTGGAAGCGAGGCCCCCTTTTCTACTCTCTGTGCCTAGAGCCGGACGGTTTTCCCGCGGAAGGATTGGATTTACCGTTGTCCGCCCTTTCTCCCCGCGCCTCCTGGTTCTCCTTTTTATACGAGAGCTTCATCTCCTCCACCCTTATTTCATCTGCCGCCCGTTCTCTCAGCTCTTCCATCGTTTTGGGCGCTCGCCTGCAGACGCTATCCTTGAACGGTCCTGGTTTGAGGGCTGGTAAGACGTAGTGGAGGGCGAGCTCTGGGGTCAGGCTCTTCACGCGCCGGACGGTCTTCTGGTACCTATCCATGAACGTTCGTAGCGTTTCATCCTTCCCTTGCTTAAGGGTCATTAATTCGAAAACGGTCAATTCTTGGGTGCTACTGGCCGCGAATTGTTTGATGAATAATTGTTTTAACCCTGCAAAGTTTTCGATGGAATTATGAGGGAGGGTGTTGAACCATTCCAATGCTTCGTCCTCCAATGAAAGCGAGAACGCTCGACACCAAATGGCATCGTTGCCCGTTCGGAATGCCATTGCGTTCGAGAACGTCTTGATATGGGACTCGGGGTCCGTCGTCCCGTTGTATATTTTGAATTGCGGAGCCACGAATTGTTCCGAAATTTGGACATTCATTATGTTTTGGGTGAAGGGGAGTAAGAAAGTGGACGAGGGTTCTGATTTTACTACCATCCGTCCTCGGCAGCGCTCTCCGCGTGCACTGATTTGGCTTTA
This Vigna angularis cultivar LongXiaoDou No.4 chromosome 4, ASM1680809v1, whole genome shotgun sequence DNA region includes the following protein-coding sequences:
- the LOC108330406 gene encoding uncharacterized protein LOC108330406, which codes for MNVQISEQFVAPQFKIYNGTTDPESHIKTFSNAMAFRTGNDAIWCRAFSLSLEDEALEWFNTLPHNSIENFAGLKQLFIKQFAASSTQELTVFELMTLKQGKDETLRTFMDRYQKTVRRVKSLTPELALHYVLPALKPGPFKDSVCRRAPKTMEELRERAADEIRVEEMKLSYKKENQEARGERADNGKSNPSAGKPSGSRHRE